In Alkalihalobacterium alkalinitrilicum, a genomic segment contains:
- the sufD gene encoding Fe-S cluster assembly protein SufD gives MSVETKLAFDKEYVKQFSTGRGEPEWLLNFRLKALELADKLDLPKPDKTKIDNWNFTQFAHRQDVTVPSFDELDDEVKSLAGEATNEQIILVQKDGVTARLQVSESVKQQGVIFTDLATALKEHGQLVEKHFMADAVNVDENRLVALHAALLNGGTFIYVPKNTEVTIPLQAIYNVSDTALFNHVIVVAEENSSVTYVENYVGSPQEETVANIVAEVYAAAGARVSFGAVDNLSENVTTYVVRRAHVGRDARVDWALGQMNDGNTVSDNTTHLIGEGSYADTKTVTIGRGKQKQNFTTQIFHHGKHSEGYILKHGVMREEATSIFNGITKIEHGASKSNGEQTERILMLSEKARGDANPILLIDEDDVTAGHAASVGRIDPLQMFYLMSRGITKKEAERLIIHGFLAPVVNQLPVESVKERFTEVIERKVK, from the coding sequence GCGTTCGATAAAGAGTATGTTAAACAATTTTCTACAGGGCGCGGCGAACCTGAATGGCTATTAAATTTTCGCCTAAAGGCGCTCGAACTAGCAGATAAATTAGACTTACCAAAACCAGATAAAACAAAAATTGATAACTGGAATTTCACGCAGTTTGCTCATCGTCAAGACGTTACAGTTCCATCTTTTGATGAGTTGGATGACGAAGTAAAAAGTTTAGCTGGTGAAGCAACAAATGAGCAAATTATCCTTGTCCAAAAAGATGGTGTAACTGCTCGTCTTCAAGTTAGCGAAAGCGTGAAGCAACAAGGAGTTATTTTTACGGATTTAGCGACAGCACTTAAAGAACACGGACAATTAGTTGAAAAACACTTTATGGCGGATGCTGTGAATGTCGATGAAAACCGTTTAGTAGCCCTACATGCAGCATTATTAAATGGTGGTACTTTTATCTATGTACCGAAAAATACAGAAGTGACTATACCTTTACAAGCGATTTATAATGTTAGTGATACGGCGCTATTTAACCACGTTATCGTTGTTGCAGAAGAAAATAGTTCTGTAACTTATGTAGAAAACTATGTTGGAAGCCCTCAAGAAGAAACAGTAGCGAACATCGTAGCTGAAGTTTATGCAGCTGCAGGTGCGCGAGTTTCTTTCGGAGCGGTTGATAACCTTTCTGAAAATGTAACAACATATGTCGTTCGTCGTGCGCATGTTGGCCGTGATGCACGAGTAGATTGGGCACTTGGTCAAATGAACGATGGAAACACAGTGAGTGACAATACAACGCATCTTATCGGTGAAGGTTCATATGCTGATACAAAAACGGTAACAATTGGCCGTGGAAAACAAAAACAAAACTTTACTACACAAATTTTCCATCATGGAAAACATTCAGAAGGATATATATTAAAACACGGTGTTATGCGTGAAGAAGCAACTTCAATTTTTAACGGAATTACGAAAATTGAACATGGTGCTTCTAAATCTAACGGGGAACAAACTGAGCGTATTCTTATGTTAAGTGAAAAAGCGCGTGGAGATGCAAACCCAATTCTTCTTATTGATGAAGACGATGTAACTGCAGGACACGCGGCATCGGTTGGACGAATTGATCCGCTCCAAATGTTCTATCTCATGAGTCGTGGGATTACAAAAAAAGAAGCGGAGCGCTTAATTATCCATGGTTTCCTTGCACCAGTAGTTAACCAACTTCCAGTTGAATCAGTAAAAGAGCGTTTTACTGAAGTTATTGAAAGGAAAGTAAAATAA
- a CDS encoding cysteine desulfurase, which yields MNVQEVRKQFPILHQEVNGNPLVYLDSAATSQKPIQVIGALDDYYRRYNSNVHRGVHTLGTLATDGYEGAREKVRKFINAHSTEEIVFTRGTTTALNLVASSYGRANVGVGDEIVITPMEHHSNIIPWQQVAKATGATLKYIPLQEDGSIDLGDVEKTITSQTKIVSVMHVSNVLGAINPIKKIAAIAHKHGAIMVVDGAQSTPHMKIDVQDLDCDFFAFSAHKMAGPTGIGALYGKKKLLDNMEPIEFGGEMIDFVGLQDSTWKELPWKFEGGTPIIAGAIGLGAAIDFLEEVGMDAILAHEHELALYAMERMSEIEGLTIYGPKKRAGVVTFNIDDVHPHDVATVLDAEGIAVRAGHHCAQPLMKWLNVTATARASFYLYNTKEDVDALVNGLIKTKEYFGDVFR from the coding sequence ATGAACGTCCAAGAGGTTCGCAAACAATTTCCAATCTTACACCAGGAAGTGAACGGGAACCCACTTGTTTATTTAGATAGTGCGGCAACGTCTCAAAAGCCGATTCAAGTCATTGGAGCTTTAGATGATTATTATCGTCGCTATAATTCTAATGTACATCGTGGGGTTCATACCCTCGGTACACTTGCAACTGATGGCTATGAAGGTGCAAGGGAAAAGGTAAGAAAATTTATTAACGCCCATTCGACCGAAGAAATTGTTTTTACACGAGGAACAACGACTGCACTGAATTTAGTGGCTAGTAGTTACGGTCGTGCAAACGTAGGTGTTGGTGATGAAATTGTCATTACACCAATGGAACATCACAGTAATATCATTCCGTGGCAACAAGTGGCCAAAGCGACTGGTGCGACGTTAAAATATATTCCACTTCAAGAAGATGGAAGTATTGATTTAGGTGATGTTGAGAAAACCATTACTTCACAAACGAAAATTGTCTCGGTCATGCACGTATCGAATGTGTTGGGAGCAATAAATCCGATCAAAAAAATCGCTGCAATCGCTCATAAGCATGGTGCAATTATGGTAGTCGATGGGGCACAAAGTACGCCTCATATGAAAATAGATGTTCAAGATTTAGATTGTGATTTCTTTGCTTTTTCTGCCCATAAGATGGCTGGTCCTACAGGGATTGGGGCTCTTTACGGTAAGAAAAAGCTATTAGACAACATGGAACCCATTGAATTTGGTGGAGAAATGATTGACTTCGTCGGTCTTCAAGACTCCACTTGGAAAGAGTTACCGTGGAAATTCGAAGGCGGAACACCTATCATTGCAGGTGCAATTGGATTAGGTGCTGCCATCGACTTTTTAGAAGAAGTTGGCATGGATGCAATTTTAGCTCATGAGCACGAACTAGCACTATATGCGATGGAGCGAATGTCTGAAATTGAAGGATTAACGATTTACGGTCCTAAGAAAAGGGCTGGTGTTGTTACTTTCAATATCGATGATGTTCATCCTCACGATGTTGCGACGGTGCTTGATGCTGAAGGAATTGCTGTTCGTGCAGGACATCACTGCGCGCAACCATTAATGAAGTGGTTGAATGTAACAGCAACAGCGAGAGCAAGCTTTTATTTATACAACACGAAAGAAGATGTTGATGCACTTGTCAATGGATTAATAAAAACAAAGGAGTATTTCGGCGATGTCTTTAGGTAA
- the sufU gene encoding Fe-S cluster assembly sulfur transfer protein SufU, whose translation MSLGNNLDTLYRQVIMDHYKNPRNRGEFEEESVTVNMNNPTCGDRIQLQMQVEDGKISAAKFVGEGCSISMASASMMTQAVKGLSVDDALKMSRIFSDMMLGKDYDDSTFDLGDIEALQGVAKFPARIKCATLAWKAMEKGIQSENE comes from the coding sequence ATGTCTTTAGGTAACAATCTCGATACTTTATATCGACAAGTGATCATGGACCATTATAAGAACCCTCGAAATCGTGGCGAGTTTGAAGAGGAATCCGTAACCGTGAATATGAATAACCCAACGTGTGGTGATCGTATTCAATTACAAATGCAAGTAGAAGATGGGAAAATATCTGCTGCTAAGTTTGTCGGTGAAGGATGTTCAATTAGCATGGCTTCTGCATCAATGATGACTCAAGCCGTTAAGGGCTTATCAGTTGACGATGCACTTAAAATGTCACGAATCTTCTCAGATATGATGCTAGGGAAAGACTATGATGACTCTACGTTTGACTTAGGGGACATTGAAGCACTACAAGGTGTTGCGAAGTTTCCCGCACGAATAAAATGTGCAACGTTAGCGTGGAAAGCGATGGAAAAGGGTATACAAAGCGAAAACGAATAA
- the sufB gene encoding Fe-S cluster assembly protein SufB — protein MAKKMPEIGEYKYGFRDKDVSIFRSKKGLTREIVEEISRMKNEPQWMLDFRIKSLEQFYKMPMPQWGGDLSGLNFDEITYYVKPSERSEKSWDEVPEEIKNTFDKLGIPEAEQKYLAGVSAQYESEVVYHNMQEDYEDLGIIFKDTDSALRENEDIFRKYFGTVIPPSDNKFAALNSAVWSGGSFIYVPKGVKVETPLQAYFRINSENMGQFERTLIIADEDSHVHYVEGCTAPVYSTNSLHSAVVEIIVNKGGYCRYTTIQNWAPNIFNLVTKRAVADAGATMEWVDGNIGSKLTMKYPAVVMKGEGAKGTILSIAIAGKGQHQDAGAKIHHLAPNCSSTIVSKSISKHGGKVTYRGIAHFGRKSEGSKSKIECDTLIMDNESTSDTIPYNEILNNNITLEHEATVSKVSEDQLFYLMSRGISEVEATEMIVMGFIEPFTKELPMEYAVEMNRLIKFEMEGSIG, from the coding sequence ATGGCTAAGAAAATGCCGGAAATCGGTGAATATAAATATGGCTTTAGAGACAAAGACGTTTCGATTTTCCGTTCGAAAAAGGGATTAACTCGTGAGATCGTCGAGGAAATTTCTCGAATGAAAAATGAGCCACAGTGGATGTTAGATTTTCGTATCAAGTCACTTGAGCAATTTTACAAAATGCCAATGCCACAATGGGGTGGCGACCTTTCAGGATTAAATTTCGATGAGATTACGTATTATGTAAAACCGTCAGAGCGTTCTGAGAAGTCTTGGGATGAAGTTCCAGAAGAAATTAAAAATACGTTTGATAAACTAGGAATTCCAGAAGCAGAGCAAAAGTATTTAGCAGGTGTTTCTGCACAGTACGAATCTGAAGTTGTTTATCACAACATGCAAGAAGATTATGAAGATCTAGGAATTATCTTTAAAGATACTGACTCGGCTCTACGAGAGAATGAGGACATTTTTAGAAAGTACTTCGGTACTGTTATTCCTCCTTCTGATAATAAATTTGCGGCACTTAACTCAGCGGTTTGGTCGGGTGGATCATTCATCTACGTACCAAAAGGTGTAAAGGTTGAAACACCTCTACAAGCGTATTTCCGTATTAACTCAGAAAACATGGGTCAATTTGAGCGTACGTTAATCATTGCTGATGAAGATAGCCACGTACACTACGTAGAAGGCTGTACAGCACCTGTTTATTCAACAAATTCACTTCATAGTGCAGTTGTTGAAATTATCGTTAATAAAGGTGGTTACTGCCGTTATACGACGATCCAAAACTGGGCGCCAAACATCTTTAACCTTGTAACGAAACGTGCGGTTGCTGATGCTGGGGCAACAATGGAATGGGTTGATGGTAACATTGGTTCGAAATTAACGATGAAATATCCAGCTGTAGTCATGAAAGGTGAAGGAGCAAAAGGTACAATCCTTTCGATCGCTATTGCAGGTAAAGGTCAGCATCAAGATGCTGGGGCGAAAATTCATCACTTAGCACCAAACTGTTCTTCAACGATTGTTTCAAAATCAATTTCAAAACATGGTGGAAAAGTTACGTACCGAGGAATTGCTCACTTTGGACGTAAATCAGAAGGCTCAAAATCAAAAATTGAGTGTGATACGTTAATCATGGATAACGAGTCCACTTCTGATACAATTCCTTACAATGAAATTCTTAACAACAACATCACATTAGAGCATGAGGCGACAGTTTCTAAAGTGTCAGAAGACCAATTGTTCTATCTCATGAGTCGTGGTATTTCGGAAGTAGAAGCGACAGAAATGATTGTTATGGGCTTCATTGAACCATTTACAAAAGAATTACCGATGGAATATGCAGTAGAGATGAACCGTCTCATCAAGTTCGAGATGGAAGGTTCAATCGGTTAA
- a CDS encoding YmaF family protein: MTNVPITGYLYHSEENGSEHSHNLYITTWDGRPVHTHEFKGVTSFDVGHDHRYAGTTEPAPSGVQHTHRYFTFTSIDDRHRHRIRGVTGPAIFLPDGGHYHEFSGVTTIDGAIPHRHRYGGRTSL; the protein is encoded by the coding sequence GTGACAAACGTACCTATAACAGGATATTTATACCATTCAGAAGAGAATGGTTCTGAACACTCGCACAATCTTTATATAACTACATGGGATGGACGACCTGTTCATACACATGAATTTAAAGGGGTAACCTCATTTGATGTGGGACATGACCATCGCTACGCTGGAACAACAGAACCTGCACCAAGTGGAGTACAGCATACACACCGCTATTTTACTTTTACTTCTATTGATGATAGGCACAGACACAGAATTCGTGGGGTAACAGGACCTGCAATATTTCTTCCAGATGGAGGGCATTACCATGAATTTAGTGGAGTAACAACTATTGATGGCGCAATTCCGCATAGGCATAGGTATGGTGGTAGAACTAGTTTATAA
- a CDS encoding YjcZ family sporulation protein, translated as MSGYAGSGFALIVVLFILLIIVGTAFVRPY; from the coding sequence ATGAGCGGTTATGCAGGTTCAGGCTTTGCGTTAATCGTTGTACTATTCATATTATTAATCATTGTAGGTACAGCATTTGTTAGACCTTACTAA
- a CDS encoding cytochrome c oxidase subunit 2A, giving the protein MKKGEQENSHSNLKGTLISVFILIGIIIVSWVGVFFLFLSRGV; this is encoded by the coding sequence ATGAAAAAAGGTGAGCAAGAAAACAGCCATTCTAATTTGAAAGGCACATTGATTTCCGTATTTATTTTAATAGGTATTATTATTGTCAGTTGGGTGGGGGTATTTTTCTTATTTCTTTCAAGAGGTGTTTGA
- a CDS encoding cytochrome B5, producing the protein MHIHKFEKICISVGIATLIFFLVVLGYGGFHLGVHPQSHAETIDPGNVQAHEAFQKENLGLTQVSEDQYIVNVVASSFNYDLGVDEEGKPIRHIRIPKRATVLYQVATIDVIHGFHIVGTNVNMMVEPGYISKLETTMNQAGEFTLLCNEYCGVGHHMMFLTVEVYEE; encoded by the coding sequence ATGCATATACACAAGTTTGAAAAGATCTGCATTTCTGTGGGAATTGCTACGTTAATCTTTTTCTTAGTCGTATTAGGATATGGTGGATTCCATCTAGGTGTCCATCCACAAAGTCATGCAGAAACGATTGATCCAGGGAATGTCCAAGCGCATGAAGCTTTTCAAAAGGAAAATCTAGGGTTAACACAAGTTAGTGAGGATCAGTACATTGTTAATGTTGTTGCGTCTTCATTTAATTATGATCTAGGTGTTGATGAAGAAGGGAAGCCAATTAGACATATTCGTATACCTAAAAGAGCAACTGTACTTTATCAAGTAGCAACAATTGATGTGATACACGGTTTTCATATTGTTGGAACGAATGTCAACATGATGGTTGAACCAGGCTACATTAGCAAGTTGGAAACGACAATGAATCAAGCAGGCGAGTTTACCCTGTTATGTAATGAGTATTGTGGAGTTGGTCACCATATGATGTTTTTAACTGTGGAGGTGTATGAAGAATGA
- a CDS encoding b(o/a)3-type cytochrome-c oxidase subunit 1 codes for MSLAKRIIQTEASTVYLPITKPESKLYMSFIYVAFISLLIAGLMGLLQVFVRSGHFTLPFGIDYYQVLTVHGVVLALVLTTFFIIGFQYALMGKTVGISAMQRSWAWIGFWLMTLGTVITAISVLLGRASVLYTFYAPLQAHPAFYIGLTLVVIGSWIACFINWRQLYVWKQHHPGEKSPLLAFMVNINMIMWFIATLGLAAAMLLQFIPWSLGFSETINVLVSRTLFWYFGHPLVYFWLLPAYMAWYAIIPKIIGGKLFNDSLARLSFILFLFFSIPVGFHHQLSEPGIDTTWKFIQVVLTFVVIVPSLMTAFSLFATFEITGRKKGSGGLFGWWKYLPWKDVRFLAPFIGMLAFIPGGVGGIINASHQMNAVVHNTIWVTGHFHLTVGTTVILTFFGITYWLVPHLMNRQLTPSLNKLGIIQSITWAVGMLIMSTAMHIQGLLGGPRRSAYSDYGGTAQAAEWGAYQMAQAIGGTILFIAIILMVYIFIKLAFFAPRGEEEFPIAEEEEDAPPTPMWMERWKLWIVIAIALILFAYTIPFIDMIQHSPPGSPPFDWPIGNR; via the coding sequence ATGAGCTTGGCTAAACGAATAATACAGACAGAAGCTTCAACAGTTTATCTACCAATCACCAAACCAGAATCAAAGCTATATATGTCATTTATTTATGTAGCCTTTATATCTTTATTAATCGCTGGTTTAATGGGGCTTTTGCAAGTATTTGTTCGCTCGGGCCATTTTACACTCCCGTTTGGTATTGATTATTATCAAGTATTGACCGTGCATGGTGTAGTTTTGGCTCTCGTTCTTACGACGTTTTTCATCATTGGTTTTCAATATGCCTTGATGGGAAAAACGGTCGGAATTTCTGCAATGCAGCGGAGTTGGGCATGGATTGGGTTCTGGTTAATGACACTTGGAACAGTCATAACGGCTATTTCAGTGCTTCTAGGAAGAGCTAGTGTATTATATACATTCTATGCACCGTTACAGGCTCATCCAGCATTTTACATAGGTTTAACACTAGTCGTTATCGGAAGCTGGATTGCATGCTTTATAAACTGGAGACAGTTATATGTATGGAAGCAACATCATCCAGGCGAAAAATCTCCATTATTAGCTTTTATGGTAAACATTAATATGATTATGTGGTTTATCGCAACGCTTGGTCTAGCAGCAGCCATGCTCTTGCAGTTTATCCCATGGTCACTAGGGTTTTCGGAAACCATTAATGTTTTAGTTAGTCGAACATTATTCTGGTATTTCGGTCACCCATTAGTCTATTTCTGGTTACTGCCAGCTTATATGGCTTGGTATGCCATTATACCAAAAATTATCGGGGGAAAGTTGTTTAATGACTCGCTCGCTAGATTGTCTTTTATTCTGTTCCTATTTTTCTCTATCCCTGTTGGCTTTCATCATCAGCTATCTGAACCAGGAATTGATACAACTTGGAAGTTCATTCAAGTTGTACTGACATTTGTCGTTATTGTTCCGAGCTTAATGACAGCATTTTCTCTCTTTGCAACATTTGAAATTACAGGTAGAAAAAAGGGAAGTGGTGGTTTATTTGGATGGTGGAAGTATCTCCCTTGGAAAGACGTCCGCTTTCTAGCACCATTTATTGGTATGCTCGCATTTATTCCAGGGGGCGTAGGTGGGATTATCAATGCTTCCCATCAGATGAACGCAGTTGTGCATAACACGATATGGGTTACAGGTCATTTTCATTTAACCGTTGGAACAACTGTCATCTTAACCTTTTTCGGAATAACATATTGGCTCGTTCCCCATCTGATGAACAGACAACTGACACCGTCTCTTAACAAGTTAGGAATTATCCAATCGATCACATGGGCTGTCGGTATGTTGATTATGTCAACCGCTATGCATATTCAAGGGTTACTTGGTGGTCCAAGGCGTTCGGCCTACTCAGATTATGGTGGAACGGCACAGGCTGCTGAATGGGGAGCCTACCAAATGGCTCAAGCTATAGGTGGTACAATTTTGTTTATTGCAATCATTTTGATGGTGTACATCTTTATAAAGCTAGCATTTTTTGCACCGAGAGGAGAAGAGGAATTTCCAATTGCAGAAGAAGAGGAGGATGCGCCCCCTACACCGATGTGGATGGAAAGATGGAAGTTATGGATTGTGATTGCCATTGCGTTAATCTTGTTTGCTTACACGATTCCATTCATTGATATGATCCAGCATTCACCACCAGGATCCCCGCCATTTGATTGGCCGATTGGGAATAGGTAA
- a CDS encoding DUF72 domain-containing protein — MIYIGLTGWGDHDDLYEGIRQQEKLWTYSSHFPIVEVDSSFYAIQPVRNYEKWVRETPSSFQFIVKTYQGMTGHQRGEIPFQSKEEMFEAFIESIQPLVRENRLAMVLCQFPPWFDCKKENVQYLRYVKEQLQSLPVALEFRHQSWFAEDIKEKTLRFMKDKRWIHSICDEPQAGQGSIPIVLEATDENKTLIRFHGRNHYGWRDPGEGNWRDVRYLYNYNDQELNEWVERIRLLEKSTKDLYVLFNNNSGGDAAGNAKRFQTMLGVEYEGLAPRQLKLFDDGSFPL; from the coding sequence ATGATTTACATCGGATTAACAGGGTGGGGAGACCACGATGATTTATATGAGGGCATAAGACAACAGGAGAAGCTATGGACCTATAGTAGTCATTTTCCTATTGTTGAGGTCGATTCTTCGTTTTATGCGATTCAACCTGTTCGTAATTATGAAAAGTGGGTCCGTGAAACCCCTTCGTCTTTTCAATTTATTGTGAAAACATACCAAGGAATGACAGGTCATCAGCGAGGAGAAATTCCATTTCAATCGAAAGAGGAAATGTTTGAAGCGTTTATAGAATCCATCCAGCCACTAGTACGAGAAAACCGTTTAGCGATGGTTCTTTGTCAGTTTCCTCCTTGGTTTGATTGTAAAAAAGAAAATGTTCAGTATTTACGCTATGTTAAAGAGCAGCTTCAGTCTCTTCCAGTTGCGCTTGAGTTTCGTCATCAATCATGGTTTGCAGAAGACATCAAGGAAAAAACGCTACGATTTATGAAGGATAAGCGGTGGATTCACAGTATTTGTGATGAACCACAGGCTGGTCAGGGTAGTATACCGATCGTACTAGAAGCAACGGATGAAAACAAAACACTCATTCGTTTTCATGGTCGAAATCATTATGGTTGGCGTGATCCAGGAGAGGGGAACTGGAGAGATGTTCGTTATTTATATAATTATAACGATCAAGAATTAAATGAATGGGTAGAAAGAATTCGCTTATTAGAAAAGTCGACAAAGGACCTCTACGTTCTTTTTAATAACAATTCTGGTGGGGATGCAGCTGGAAATGCAAAACGATTTCAAACGATGCTTGGGGTTGAGTATGAAGGGCTTGCTCCAAGACAATTAAAATTATTTGATGATGGAAGTTTCCCTTTATAA
- a CDS encoding sulfite exporter TauE/SafE family protein: protein MEWLSLVVIGLIAGTLGSLMGLGGGIIVVPALMLLSGYISILVGVTPQVAVGTSLLIMIFTGLSSTLAYIKQKKVDFISGSIFLVGSIPGALFGVYLNKGIDVSSFLIYFGFFIIIVSFILMVREHLKPIKVGNKGIKREYVNELGETIHYGFSPWLAIPISFIVGMLSGLFGIGGGSLMVPAMILLFGFPAHLAVATSMFMIFFSAISSSISHIVLGNVDWLYALALIPGAWIGGKLGAQIGQRLKSDTLIMILRIFLVIIGARLVWQGMTIV from the coding sequence ATGGAATGGTTGTCATTAGTTGTCATCGGTCTTATTGCAGGGACATTAGGCAGCTTGATGGGGTTAGGTGGAGGAATTATTGTTGTACCTGCCCTAATGTTACTTAGTGGGTACATAAGTATATTAGTTGGAGTTACCCCACAAGTTGCTGTTGGTACTTCATTGTTAATTATGATTTTCACAGGGTTGTCTTCAACACTTGCTTATATTAAGCAGAAAAAAGTAGATTTTATAAGTGGATCCATCTTTTTGGTCGGCAGTATACCTGGAGCTTTATTTGGCGTATATTTAAACAAAGGCATTGATGTTTCTAGTTTTCTTATTTATTTTGGTTTTTTTATCATCATCGTTTCATTCATCTTAATGGTTAGAGAACATTTAAAGCCGATAAAGGTAGGAAATAAAGGGATAAAAAGAGAATATGTGAACGAGTTAGGTGAAACGATCCACTACGGATTTAGTCCATGGCTAGCCATTCCGATTTCGTTTATCGTTGGAATGTTATCAGGGTTATTTGGAATTGGTGGTGGTTCTCTTATGGTACCTGCGATGATCTTACTTTTCGGTTTTCCAGCCCATTTGGCAGTTGCGACTTCCATGTTTATGATCTTTTTCTCGGCTATTTCTAGTTCGATTTCTCATATTGTGTTAGGGAATGTTGATTGGCTTTATGCACTGGCATTAATTCCAGGTGCATGGATTGGTGGAAAATTAGGAGCTCAGATTGGTCAGAGATTAAAAAGTGATACACTGATTATGATTTTGCGAATTTTTTTAGTCATTATTGGTGCACGATTAGTGTGGCAAGGAATGACAATTGTATAA
- a CDS encoding bifunctional metallophosphatase/5'-nucleotidase, giving the protein MSSEHSLFIYHTNDIHSYFEHWPKIDQFIKKRRNLHFRKNENMLYFDIGDHADRCHPMTDATDGQGNVKLLNEIGVQATTIGNNEGLTFSKETLNQLYKDATFPVLVANLLDEDGEVPFWAKSYHYIQLDNSLKIGLIGVTAPFLPFYDKLGWTIQDPFEILPHLVAKVRAECDIVILLSHLGFPADEEIAEHIEGIDIILGAHTHHVLQSGKNVKGTLIGQAGKFGYHVGQIKLTIQSETKEIVEFEMAAIETKTMPPSPQTTNLLERLQVEQEEIMSEEVVTLYSDLSVDWFKPSTGPIILAEALKEWCKTNISMVNAGVLLESIPAGRVTRGDIHRICPHPINPAVVKLRGDRLKETILHSFTERMQRLELKGFGFRGEVLGRMAFSGIDVQTKKLGDNVEHVVGIYIDGNPIDPKKEYELATLDMFTFGKLYPAIAESTSKVFYMPELLRDVLLWKLKQNR; this is encoded by the coding sequence GTGTCTTCTGAACATTCTTTGTTTATTTATCATACGAACGATATTCATAGTTATTTTGAACATTGGCCGAAAATTGACCAATTTATTAAAAAACGTCGTAATCTGCATTTCAGAAAAAATGAAAACATGCTGTACTTTGATATTGGTGACCATGCTGATCGTTGTCATCCAATGACCGATGCAACAGATGGTCAAGGTAATGTAAAATTACTAAATGAAATCGGTGTTCAAGCTACGACGATCGGAAATAATGAAGGGTTAACGTTTTCTAAAGAGACTTTAAATCAATTATATAAGGACGCGACCTTTCCAGTACTAGTAGCCAATTTACTAGATGAAGATGGTGAGGTGCCGTTTTGGGCAAAGTCCTATCATTACATACAATTAGACAACAGTTTGAAAATTGGTCTTATCGGTGTAACTGCGCCATTCTTGCCTTTTTACGATAAGTTAGGATGGACCATTCAAGATCCATTTGAAATCTTGCCTCATTTGGTAGCAAAAGTGCGTGCGGAATGTGACATCGTCATTTTATTATCTCATCTAGGCTTTCCTGCAGATGAAGAAATTGCAGAGCATATAGAAGGTATTGATATTATATTAGGCGCCCATACTCACCACGTATTACAATCAGGGAAAAATGTGAAAGGAACGCTAATCGGTCAAGCTGGTAAGTTTGGCTATCATGTTGGCCAAATAAAGCTTACGATTCAATCAGAAACGAAAGAAATTGTGGAATTTGAAATGGCAGCAATTGAAACGAAAACAATGCCACCATCACCGCAAACCACTAATTTATTAGAGAGATTACAAGTAGAACAAGAAGAAATTATGAGTGAAGAGGTTGTCACGTTATATAGTGACTTGTCTGTCGATTGGTTCAAACCATCGACAGGACCGATCATATTGGCTGAAGCATTAAAAGAATGGTGTAAAACCAATATAAGTATGGTCAACGCTGGGGTCCTTCTCGAAAGTATTCCAGCGGGAAGAGTGACAAGAGGAGATATTCATCGAATATGTCCACACCCGATTAATCCAGCTGTTGTTAAGTTACGTGGGGATCGTTTAAAAGAAACCATTCTTCATTCGTTTACTGAGCGTATGCAACGTCTAGAATTAAAAGGTTTTGGCTTTCGGGGGGAAGTTTTAGGAAGAATGGCCTTTTCAGGTATTGATGTTCAAACAAAAAAATTAGGAGATAACGTTGAACACGTAGTGGGCATTTATATTGATGGCAACCCGATTGACCCGAAAAAAGAGTATGAATTAGCGACGTTAGATATGTTCACTTTTGGTAAATTGTATCCAGCGATCGCCGAATCTACTTCAAAGGTTTTTTATATGCCAGAACTTCTTCGTGATGTTTTGCTTTGGAAATTAAAGCAAAATAGGTAA
- a CDS encoding YunC family protein, producing MDPISIDGHTFIAVTLKLPKTNFMAVMSDKGYIMCGALDIALLNEKLKERKIIAGRAVGVRTIEQLLDAPLESVTLEAEAVGVKAGMKGRDALLKML from the coding sequence ATGGATCCGATTTCAATCGATGGTCATACCTTCATTGCTGTTACACTTAAGCTTCCAAAAACCAATTTTATGGCAGTCATGAGTGACAAAGGATATATTATGTGCGGAGCACTAGACATTGCATTGTTAAACGAAAAGCTAAAAGAACGTAAAATTATTGCAGGTCGTGCAGTCGGTGTCCGAACGATTGAACAATTATTAGATGCTCCACTTGAGTCAGTGACATTAGAGGCTGAAGCTGTAGGTGTGAAAGCAGGGATGAAAGGTAGAGATGCATTGTTAAAAATGCTATAA